One window of the Carassius auratus strain Wakin chromosome 20, ASM336829v1, whole genome shotgun sequence genome contains the following:
- the otofa gene encoding otoferlin isoform X2 produces the protein MALVVYLKTVTELRGKGDRIAKVTFRGLSFFSRVLENCEDEARFEQAFRWPIGSQVDGDEMLEIQVFNYSKVFTNRLIGTFRMVLQKVVEEGHLEVSDTLIDDNNSAIRTSISIEIKYQTMDGSVKVWSDGEFLDIPDDCDGTFQFETDSLLSGRSQSSGTSPGRSIHGIPTFRKTGKGVFSAMKLGKTRISKDDHKKGDDAAILDAEDLDRKTMRLGGGLDPDTISLASVTAVTTNVSNKRSKPDIKMEPSSGRLVDYQISVTVIEARQLVGLNMDPVVCVEIGEEKKYTSMKESTNCPYYNEYFVFDFHVPPDVMFDKILKISVIHSKNLLRSGTLVGTFKLDVGTVYSQAEHQFHHKWAMLSDPDDITAGCKGYVKCDIAVVGKGDNIKTPHKANETDEDDIEGNLLLPEGVPSERQWARFYVKIYRAEGLPKMNTSIMANVKKAFIGENRDLVDPYVLVQFAGQKGKTSVQKSSYEPIWNEQVIFTEMFPPLCRRLKVQIRDSDKVNDVAIGTHFIDLRKIANDGDKGFLPTMGPAWVNMYGSTRNYTLMDEHQDLNEGLGEGVSFRARLLISIAVEILDTSSAEIMSSTEVQIEPVSNMSESATGKMEEFFLFGSFLEATMIDRKIGDKAISFEVTIGNYGNQIDGVSKPASAKKKKEGGGESEEEETELIHNSSDEEGEDDGDLTSVPSTPPMKPVITDRNYFHLPYFEKKPCIYIKSWWQDQRRRLYNSNIMDKIADKLEEGLNDVQEIIKTEKAYPERRLRGVLEELSTSCSRFVTLANKDQNLSGRTKLDKERLKSCMRELESMAQQAKTIRSQVKRNTVRDKLKLVLNFLHRLRFLADEPQHSIPDVFIWMISNNKRIAYARIPSKDILYSIVDEEMGKDCGKVKAVFLRLPGKKGFGPAGWTVQAKLEMYLWLGLNKQRRDFLSGLPSGYEENKATKGTGIQAVPPISLVYNMKQVFQLRAHMYQARSLFAADTSGLSDPFARVFFSTHSQVTEVLSETLCPTWDQLLVFDNVELYGEAGELRDDPPIIVIELYDQDTVGKAEFIGRTFAKPLTKMVDEHYGPPRFPPQLEYYQIYRGNCAAGDLLAAFELLQIPYDDEEIRRALIAVHDFAVPQIKIGPAGRAALPPIDGPTDSDRGPILPVPLGIRPVLSRYRIEVLFWGLRDLKRINLAQVDRPRVDIECAGKGVQSALIQNYKKNPNFSTLVKWFEVDLPENELLHPPLNIRVVDCRAFGRYTLVGSHAVTSLRKFIYSPPDKTANNWAHTARLANGYMALTNGTSHSRPHSRPISHPSGEIVVNMDPEPHIKKMDTVVKMDATTDAVVKVDLNEDEKEKEKKKKKKKKGEEVDEEEPDESMLDWWSKYFASIETMMENLRAQEAALAEAEEREDLEIAAESAEIKADDFPMKGTKPKEKSKDKKSSKDKKKNHDGTDKRPPKPKVDELMVYNKELESEFGSFEDWLHTFNLFRGKAGDDIDHNVVDDDRIVGRFKGSLCMYKLPLSEEIIRDAGFDPNMGMFQSIPHNDPINVLIRIYIIRATDLHPADINGKADPYIVIRLGKSEIRDKENYISKQLNPVFGKSFDIEATFPMESMLTVAVYDWDLVGTDDLIGETKIDLENRYYSKHRATCGIASNYSVHGYNVWRDPQKPTQILAKLCKEAKLDGPNYGPGGKVKVANRIFLGPTEIEDESGLKKQTEEHLALTVLRHWEEIPRVGCKLIPEHVETRPLLNPDKPGIEQGRIEMWVDMFPMDVPAPGPAIDISPRKPKSFELRVIIWNTDDVVLEDDAFMTGEKMSDIYVRGWLKGQQEDKQDTDVHYHSLTGEGNFNWRFVFPFDYLMAEEKIVISKKESMFSWDETEYKIPARLTLQVWDADHFSADDFLGAIELDLNKFPRGAKTAKQCSLNMVLKEHELPTISIFKQKRVKGWWPFVARDENDEFELTGKVEAELHLLTAEEAEKNPVGLGRNEPEPLEKPNRPDTTFLWFLSPLKAIRYLICNRYKWLIIKIVLALLLLIMVGLFLYSMPGYLVKKLLGA, from the exons GACAGGAAAAGGAGTGTTTTCAGCCATGAAACTGGGAAAGACACGCATCTCTAAAGATGACCACAAAAAAGGAG ATGACGCTGCCATTTTGGATGCAGAAGATCTTGATCGAAAGACCATGCGTCTGGGCGGTGGGCTCGACCCTGATACCATCTCACTGGCCTCTGTCACTGCAGTAACCACGAACGTCTCCAACAAAAG ATCAAAGCCTGACATTAAGATGGAGCCCAGTTCAGGGCGTCTTGTGGATTATCAG ATCAGCGTAACAGTAATCGAGGCCCGTCAGTTGGTTGGTTTGAACATGGATCCTGTGGTTTGTGTGGAAATTGGCGAGGAGAAGAAGTATACATCGATGAAGGAGTCCACAAACTGCCCCTACTACAATGAG TACTTTGTCTTTGACTTCCATGTGCCTCCAGATGTCATGTTTGACAAGATCCTGAAGATTTCG GTTATACATTCTAAAAACCTTCTACGAAGCGGTACTCTGGTGGGCACCTTCAAACTAGATGTGGGAACTGTTTACTCACAAGCTG AGCATCAGTTCCACCACAAATGGGCAATGCTGTCGGACCCTGATGACATCACAGCCGGCTGCAAAGGTTACGTTAAGTGTGACATTGCAGTCGTAGGAAAAGGAGACAACATCAAGACACCGCACAAGGCCAATGAAACAGATGAGGATGACATAGAGGG GAATCTTCTTTTGCCGGAGGGTGTTCCATCAGAGAGACAATGGGCTCGGTTTTATGTTAAGATTTACAGAGCTGAGGGACTACCAAAAATGAACACCAGCATCATGGCCAATGTGAAAAAAGCATTTATCGGGGAGAACAGGGATCTTGTGGACCCTTATGTCCTGGTGCAATTTGCAGGGCAGAAG GGTAAAACGTCAGTTCAGAAGAGCAGCTACGAGCCCATCTGGAATGAGCAAGTAATCTTCACCGAGATGTTCCCACCTTTGTGTAGGCGACTGAAAGTTCAGATCCGTGATTCAGACAAGGTGAATGATGTTGCCATAGGAACCCATTTCATTGATCTACGAAAGATCGCAAACGATGGAGACAAAG GGTTCCTACCTACTATGGGCCCAGCCTGGGTGAATATGTATGGTTCTACCCGTAACTACACCCTGATGGATGAGCACCAGGACCTAAATGAGGGGCTGGGGGAAGGTGTGTCTTTTAGGGCACGCCTCCTCATTAGTATCGCAGTGGAGATCCTGGACACCTCCTCTGCAGAAATAATGAGCTCTACTGAGGTACAAATAGAGCCGGTGTCCAACATGTCAGAG AGTGCCACGGGGAAGATGGAGGAATTTTTCCTTTTTGGATCGTTCTTGGAGGCCACAATGATAGACAGAAAAATTGGAGATAAAGCCATCAGCTTTGAAGTCACTATCG GTAACTATGGTAACCAGATTGATGGAGTGAGCAAGCCTGCATCagcaaagaagaagaaagaggGTGGAGGGGAGAGTGAAGAAGAGGAGACTGAGCTCATCCATAACTCCAGCGATGAAGAGGGAGAGGATGATGGAGATTTGACATCTGTGCCGTCCACCCCTCCTATGAAACCAGTTATAACTGACAG GAATTACTTCCACTTGCCTTACTTTGAAAAGAAACCCTGCATTTACATCAAGAGCTGGTGGCAAGATCAGAGGAGACGGCTCTACAACTCCAATATAATGGACAAGATTGCAGATAAACTG GAGGAAGGTCTGAATGATGTTCAAGAAATCATAAAAACAGAGAAAGCATATCCAGAACGCAGACTTCGAGGAGTTTTAGAGGAGCTTAGCACAAGTTGCAG TCGATTTGTTACACTGGCAAACAAAGATCAGAATCTATCCGGAAGAACCAAGCTGGACAAAGAGAGGCTCAAGTCCTGCATGAGAGAGTTG GAGAGTATGGCTCAGCAGGCGAAGACTATCCGCTCACAGGTGAAGAGAAACACAGTTCGAGACAAACTCAAGCTAGTGTTGAATTTCCTTCACAGGCTTCGTTTCCTGGCAGATGAG CCCCAGCACAGCATCCCTGATGTGTTCATATGGATGATTAGCAACAACAAACGCATAGCGTACGCCCGCATTCCCTCCAAAGACATCCTCTACTCAATTGTTGACGAAGAGATGGGAAAGGACTGTGGGAAAGTTaaagctgtttttctcagg CTGCCTGGAAAGAAAGGCTTTGGGCCTGCTGGCTGGACAGTTCAGGCTAAACTGGAGATGTATTTGTGGCTGGGCTTGAACAAACAGAGGAGGGACTTCTTGAGTGGCCTCCCTAGCGGCTATGAAGAAAACAAGGCTACTAAGGGAACCGGCATTCAAGCTGTTCCTCCCATCAGCCTGGTTTATAACA TGAAGCAGGTGTTTCAGCTGAGGGCCCACATGTATCAGGCTCGCAGTCTGTTTGCTGCTGACACTAGCGGCCTGTCTGACCCTTTTGCAAGGGTTTTCTTCTCCACCCACAGCCAGGTGACAGAG GTCCTCAGTGAGACTCTTTGTCCTACATGGGATCAGTTGCTTGTGTTTGATAATGTTGAACTCTACGGTGAGGCTGGGGAACTCCGTGATGATCCACCAATCATTGTCATTGAACTGTATGACCAAGACACTGTG GGGAAAGCTGAGTTCATTGGGCGAACATTTGCAAAGCCACTAACTAAGATGGTTGATGAACACTACGGGCCGCCACGGTTTCCCCCTCAGCTGGAGTACTACCAGATCTACAGAGGAAACTGCGCTGCAGGAGATCTGTTGGCTGCTTTTGAGCTCCTGCAG ATTCCTTATGATGATGAGGAGATCAGGAGGGCCCTTATTGCTGTCCATGACTTTGCTGTACCTCAGATCAAG ATTGGTCCAGCAGGGCGGGCAGCTCTTCCTCCAATTGATGGGCCGACTGATTCTGACCGTGGACCCATTCTTCCTGTTCCATTGGGCATACGACCAGTTCTCAGCAGATATCGTATAGAG GTCCTGTTCTGGGGTCTGAGGGACCTTAAAAGAATCAATCTGGCTCAGGTGGACAGGCCTCGTGTGGACATCGAGTGTGCAGGGAAAGGAGTTCAGTCCGCCCTCATTCAGAACTACAAGAAGAATCCTAACTTCAGCACGTTAGTGAAGTGGTTTGAAGTG GATCTGCCAGAAAATGAGCTTCTTCATCCACCACTCAATATTCGGGTGGTGGACTGCAGGGCATTCGGACGCTACACCTTGGTGGGGTCTCATGCCGTGACCAGCCTTCGCAAGTTCATCTACAGCCCCCCAGACAAGACTGCTAACAACTGGGCTCACACCG CTAGACTGGCCAATGGCTACATGGCTCTCACGAATGGGACATCTCATTCCCGCCCCCACTCCCGTCCCATTTCTCATCCCTCAGGTGAAATTGTGGTCAACATGGACCCTGAACCCCACATTAAGAAGATGGACACAGTTGTCAAGATGGATGCT ACCACCGATGCTGTTGTTAAAGTAGACTTG AATGAGGatgagaaggagaaagagaaaaagaaaaagaagaaaaagaaaggcgAAGAAGTGGACGAGGAGGAGCCGGATGAGAGCATGTTGGACTGGTGGTCCAAATACTTTGCCTCAATAGAGACTATGATGGAG AATCTCAGAGCCCAGGAGGCTGCTCTGGCAGAGGCAGAGGAAAGAGAAGATTTGGAGATAGCAGCAGAGAGTGCAG AGATCAAAGCTGATGACTTTCCTATGAAAGGCACCAAACCCAAGGAGAAGAGCAAAGACAAGAAGAGCTCCAAGGACAAAAAGAAGAACCACGATGGCACAGATAAACGACCTCCAAAACCAAAAGTTGATGAACTCATG GTGTACAATAAAGAGCTGGAGAGTGAGTTTGGTAGCTTTGAGGACTGGCTCCACACCTTCAACCTGTTTAGAGGAAAGGCTGGAGATGACATTGACCACAATGTGGTTGATGATGACAGGATTGTGGGCAGATTCAAG GGCTCCCTCTGTATGTATAAACTCCCACTGTCTGAGGAGATCATCAGGGACGCAGGATTTGACCCAAACATGGGCATGTTCCAAAGTATTCCTCACAATGACCCTATCAATGTTCTCATAAGGATTTATATCATTAGA GCCACAGATCTGCATCCCGCGGATATAAATGGTAAAGCAGATCCTTATATAGTCATTCGATTGGGAAAGTCAGAGATTCGGGACAAGGAGAACTACATATCCAAGCAACTAAATCCTGTCTTTGGAAA ATCGTTCGACATAGAGGCTACGTTCCCAATGGAGTCCATGCTGACGGTTGCAGTATATGACTGGGATTTGGTTGGAACTGACGACCTGATTGGTGAGACTAAGATCGATTTGGAGAACCGATACTACAGCAAACACAGAGCCACATGTGGCATTGCATCCAACTACTCTGT CCATGGTTACAATGTATGGCGTGACCCTCAGAAGCCAACCCAGATCCTTGCTAAGTTGTGCAAAGAAGCTAAACTGGATGGACCCAATTATGGACCTGGTGGGAAGGTCAAAGTTGCAAACCGCATCTTTCTTGGGCCAACAGAAATTGAAGATGAGAGCG GTCTGAAGAAGCAGACTGAAGAACACTTGGCTCTTACGGTTCTTAGGCATTGGGAAGAGATCCCACGTGTTGGTTGCAAACTCATCCCTGAGCATGTGGAGACCAGACCGCTCCTCAACCCAGACAAGCCAGGCATAGAGCAG GGAAGGATTGAAATGTGGGTGGACATGTTTCCTATGGATGTACCAGCACCAGGACCAGCCATTGACATATCACCACGCAAACCAAAGAG CTTTGAGCTTCGTGTTATTATTTGGAACACTGATGACGTAGTTCTAGAGGACGATGCTTTCATGACAGGAGAGAAGATGTCTGACATCTATGTCAGGGG TTGGCTAAAAGGACAGCAGGAGGACAAACAGGACACAGATGTGCATTATCACTCTCTAACTGGGGAAGGAAACTTCAACTGGCGCTTTGTTTTCCCTTTTGACTATCTCATGGCTGAGGAGAAGATAGTCATCTCTAAGAAGGAATCCATGTTTTCCTGGGATGAGACCGAGTACAAGATTCCTGCTCGACTCACCCTTCAAGTATGGGATGCTGACCATTTCTCCGCAGATGACTTCCTGG GTGCGATTGAGCTGGACTTGAATAAGTTTCCCCGTGGGGCAAAAACAGCTAAGCAGTGCTCTCTCAACATGGTTCTCAAAGAGCATGAGCTGCCAACCATCTCCATCTTCAAACAGAAAAGAGTGAAGGGCTGGTGGCCATTTGTGGCCCGGGATGAGAATGATGAATTTGAGCTCACA GGGAAAGTGGAGGCAGAGCTCCATCTGTTGACAGCGGAGGAGGCAGAGAAAAATCCAGTCGGCCTTGGGCGGAATGAACCTGAACCACTTGAGAAACCAAA CCGTCCTGACACCACCTTCCTGTGGTTTTTGAGTCCGCTGAAGGCCATCCGCTACCTGATATGCAACCGCTACAAATGGCTCATCATCAAGATCGTCTTGGCTCTGCTGCTGCTGATCATGGTGGGCCTGTTTCTCTACAGCATGCCAGGCTATCTGGTCAAGAAGCTGCTCGGGGCCTAA